The following are from one region of the Candidatus Obscuribacterales bacterium genome:
- the rpsI gene encoding 30S ribosomal protein S9 translates to MTSVIQYNGTGRRKTATARVRLVPGTGVVTINGRPMEDFVGGRPGLAKVIHTPFAVAEAQGRFDVIATTCGGGIVSQAGAICHGISRALGEAAPQNRPILRTQGLLTRDSRVKERKKYGRKKARKRFQFSKR, encoded by the coding sequence ATGACAAGCGTGATTCAGTACAACGGAACAGGTCGTCGTAAGACTGCCACCGCACGTGTACGCCTGGTACCAGGAACCGGAGTAGTGACAATCAACGGTCGTCCAATGGAAGACTTCGTTGGTGGACGTCCTGGTCTTGCCAAAGTAATCCACACCCCTTTTGCTGTAGCTGAAGCACAAGGACGCTTTGACGTAATCGCAACCACCTGTGGTGGCGGTATCGTTAGCCAAGCAGGTGCTATTTGCCACGGTATCTCAAGAGCCCTCGGCGAAGCTGCTCCGCAGAACCGTCCAATTCTGCGCACACAAGGCTTATTGACTCGTGATTCACGCGTCAAAGAACGTAAAAAGTACGGACGCAAGAAAGCCCGTAAGCGCTTCCAGTTCTCCAAGCGCTAA
- a CDS encoding NAD(P)-dependent oxidoreductase, translating to MRVLLTGGSGDLGQVLAKQLIEKGHTPAALDIQPAKTLHGEFIQGSILDRDKLPGIFSGCDCIVHIADWHGIHEFQQNKDAYDFFDLNVKGTFEVFQAAVAARVKNVVFISTTSVDEPDSYYGMSKILAEQIADFYFRKHNLNVVTLRPRAFIPHWNRAVYKSYVEWAKWFWGGAVHIDDVAQAVLKSIDFVSSNSELKEHLILPIDGAYEYTDSELANWDKEGPGSTFRNHYEKYLELVQSKGLDPALKPRKLDISQTNKHLGYEPTYSLGSLLRELSEQND from the coding sequence ATGCGAGTTCTATTAACAGGTGGCTCAGGCGACCTTGGACAGGTATTGGCGAAACAGCTGATTGAGAAGGGGCATACGCCCGCAGCTTTAGATATTCAGCCGGCTAAAACACTTCATGGCGAATTTATCCAGGGATCCATTCTCGACAGAGACAAATTGCCGGGTATCTTTTCTGGATGCGATTGCATTGTGCACATTGCGGACTGGCATGGCATTCACGAATTCCAGCAGAATAAAGATGCCTACGACTTTTTCGATCTCAATGTGAAAGGAACATTTGAGGTATTCCAGGCTGCAGTCGCAGCACGCGTGAAAAATGTCGTCTTCATTTCCACGACTAGCGTGGATGAACCGGATAGCTATTATGGAATGAGCAAAATTCTGGCTGAACAAATAGCTGATTTCTATTTCCGCAAACACAATTTGAACGTCGTGACTCTTCGCCCACGTGCCTTTATTCCGCACTGGAATCGCGCCGTGTACAAATCATACGTTGAATGGGCCAAATGGTTCTGGGGCGGTGCTGTGCACATTGATGATGTAGCTCAAGCCGTCCTCAAGTCAATTGACTTTGTCAGTTCAAATAGTGAACTCAAAGAACACCTTATCCTTCCCATTGACGGAGCCTATGAATACACCGACAGCGAACTCGCTAATTGGGATAAGGAAGGACCAGGTTCAACCTTTAGGAATCACTACGAGAAATACCTCGAGCTGGTCCAATCAAAAGGTCTTGATCCCGCTCTCAAACCGCGCAAGTTAGATATCTCGCAAACGAATAAGCACTTAGGCTACGAGCCCACATATAGCCTCGGCAGCCTCTTGCGAGAACTCTCCGAACAAAATGACTAA
- a CDS encoding YkgJ family cysteine cluster protein: MTEEKKPLQIPEGISYNCQGCGRCCSGFAVGLTLKDYDKVKDVDWASMHPQLAGIELFAHREKEFSEGLSPFPIYTKAHADGACPFLVDNLCFIHGTLGESEKPTICQMFPYTFVGTPKGVFAGVSHSSMASVRNLGRPLVEQREMLEGMLELNKQLQAQLKKEAGKTDDNVSMSSLNLAPGIPISWDEYFLIEERMLNLTRQEPFGDTCQMWLSAGEILAEAIRLKSTEQDISLISQFKPNLSIWQDRVPTSFENLMFTLLCFRGLTWPLIKRRRIQSNLKPASRLDILRYVVGVLITKKMEFPNCGLVSIEKSFAEKFDALSPEIDHFMRQYLYLKLFGKTYFGSAMGGLSVVAGFNHLVATALVSLIYGKARAMQKGEHEIGIADLYESVLLLDKQMVSVSQSSGQMALMYDQGFASPRIFSRLLARMERNLS; this comes from the coding sequence ATGACTGAAGAAAAAAAGCCATTACAAATTCCAGAAGGCATCTCCTACAACTGCCAGGGATGTGGTCGTTGTTGTTCCGGATTTGCAGTTGGACTGACATTGAAGGATTACGACAAAGTCAAAGATGTCGATTGGGCTTCAATGCATCCGCAGTTGGCTGGAATCGAATTATTCGCCCATAGGGAAAAGGAATTTTCCGAAGGACTATCTCCTTTTCCTATCTATACCAAGGCTCACGCAGATGGTGCTTGTCCATTTCTAGTCGATAACCTTTGCTTCATTCACGGCACGTTGGGTGAAAGTGAAAAACCAACTATTTGCCAAATGTTTCCTTACACATTTGTAGGTACCCCAAAAGGAGTCTTTGCCGGTGTGTCCCATAGCAGTATGGCTTCCGTGAGAAATTTGGGCAGACCACTTGTAGAACAGCGTGAAATGCTTGAAGGAATGCTTGAGTTAAACAAACAACTGCAAGCCCAATTGAAAAAAGAAGCCGGTAAAACAGACGACAATGTTTCTATGTCGTCGTTGAATCTGGCGCCTGGTATACCTATTTCTTGGGATGAATATTTCCTGATAGAAGAAAGGATGCTGAACCTTACCAGGCAAGAACCGTTTGGAGATACTTGCCAGATGTGGCTATCTGCCGGTGAAATTCTTGCTGAGGCAATTCGGCTTAAATCAACTGAGCAAGACATCAGTCTTATTAGCCAATTTAAACCAAATTTGAGTATTTGGCAGGACAGAGTCCCAACATCGTTTGAAAATCTCATGTTTACACTACTCTGCTTTCGCGGACTGACCTGGCCATTGATCAAAAGACGTCGTATTCAAAGTAATCTAAAACCTGCATCGCGACTGGATATTTTGCGTTATGTCGTAGGAGTTTTAATAACCAAGAAAATGGAGTTTCCGAATTGCGGATTGGTAAGCATAGAAAAATCATTTGCCGAGAAATTTGATGCATTAAGTCCGGAAATAGATCATTTTATGCGCCAATATTTATACTTGAAACTCTTTGGTAAGACTTACTTTGGTTCGGCTATGGGCGGTCTTTCTGTCGTCGCTGGGTTTAATCACTTAGTGGCAACGGCGCTCGTGAGCCTTATCTACGGCAAAGCTCGTGCTATGCAAAAGGGAGAGCATGAAATTGGTATAGCTGATCTCTATGAGTCTGTTTTGCTTTTGGACAAACAAATGGTGTCGGTCAGTCAATCGAGTGGGCAAATGGCGTTGATGTACGATCAAGGTTTTGCTTCACCGCGCATTTTCAGCCGACTATTAGCTCGCATGGAAAGAAACCTTTCTTAG
- the rplM gene encoding 50S ribosomal protein L13, protein MNSYFPKAGDLQGQWYVVDAEGQTLGRLATKVADLLRGKTKPTFTPHADCGDFVIVINAEKINVTGRKETQKVYRHHSGFPGGFKEETLKSLRARRPVAIIEKAVRGMLPHTRLGDHQYTKLKVYEGSEHPHAAQNPTALDLKARVGA, encoded by the coding sequence GTGAACAGTTATTTTCCCAAGGCTGGAGATCTTCAAGGTCAGTGGTACGTAGTTGACGCTGAAGGTCAAACACTCGGCCGTCTGGCGACTAAAGTTGCTGACTTACTGCGTGGTAAGACCAAGCCAACATTTACTCCACATGCTGATTGTGGCGATTTCGTCATTGTGATCAATGCCGAGAAGATCAATGTCACCGGCAGAAAAGAAACCCAAAAAGTTTATCGCCACCACAGTGGTTTTCCAGGCGGCTTCAAGGAAGAGACATTGAAATCTCTTCGTGCAAGACGCCCAGTGGCAATCATTGAGAAGGCTGTTCGTGGCATGTTGCCGCACACCAGACTCGGTGATCACCAGTACACCAAGCTGAAGGTTTACGAAGGCAGCGAGCATCCGCATGCTGCTCAGAATCCGACAGCATTGGATCTAAAAGCCAGAGTCGGCGCGTAA